In the Candidatus Rhodoblastus alkanivorans genome, one interval contains:
- a CDS encoding murein L,D-transpeptidase catalytic domain family protein: protein MRFKSILPHLRRLFVAAVLSAAPQFAAAQSSDIPSWLRAHVGESEGQIAPVVLRRARALYFEKVRAGEVRNPCYFAMDATRPNDLGHGRLGRRFYIICEARKSFRAIAAGHGGGRDLRGLANFENGRQCAKNFGNAMDSKLTTGGPYVTRETKTSFKGYYRAAGGQAALVRSFVQFDGEGDAANARPRAIGGHAAEVLRNLCLRKEPGSPHADREGYVPFGNLVIYAGGRSNGCTSWSPEDAGLVIPIMEKDPTTLYIYPESDDIVAVARAVKAGWLLAGAGLYWNAACLKQIHAPKFWSKETLGPILARYERDHPPPPPRPLPFCKR from the coding sequence GTGCGGTTCAAATCCATCCTTCCCCATCTCCGCCGTTTATTCGTCGCCGCCGTGCTGTCGGCGGCGCCGCAATTCGCAGCGGCGCAATCCTCGGATATTCCCAGCTGGCTGCGCGCCCATGTCGGCGAAAGCGAAGGCCAGATCGCGCCGGTGGTCCTGCGCCGGGCGCGGGCTCTATATTTCGAGAAAGTTCGCGCCGGCGAGGTCCGAAATCCCTGCTATTTCGCCATGGACGCCACCCGTCCCAATGATTTGGGCCATGGCCGTCTCGGGCGCCGCTTCTACATCATTTGCGAAGCCCGGAAATCCTTCCGCGCGATTGCGGCGGGGCATGGCGGCGGCCGCGACCTGAGGGGACTGGCGAATTTCGAAAACGGCAGGCAATGCGCGAAGAACTTCGGCAATGCTATGGATTCCAAGCTGACGACCGGCGGGCCCTATGTGACGCGTGAGACCAAAACGTCGTTCAAAGGCTATTATCGCGCTGCCGGCGGGCAGGCGGCCCTGGTGCGCTCTTTCGTCCAGTTTGACGGCGAAGGCGACGCCGCCAACGCCCGGCCGCGCGCGATCGGCGGCCATGCGGCCGAAGTGTTGCGAAACCTCTGCCTGCGGAAGGAGCCGGGCAGCCCTCATGCCGATCGCGAGGGCTATGTTCCCTTCGGCAATCTGGTGATCTATGCCGGCGGGCGCAGCAATGGCTGCACCTCCTGGTCGCCGGAGGACGCCGGGCTCGTCATCCCGATTATGGAAAAAGATCCGACCACGCTCTACATCTATCCCGAATCGGACGACATCGTCGCCGTCGCGCGCGCGGTGAAGGCCGGCTGGCTGCTGGCGGGCGCGGGACTCTATTGGAACGCCGCCTGCCTCAAACAGATCCACGCGCCGAAATTCTGGTCGAAGGAAACGCTCGGCCCTATCCTCGCGCGCTATGAGCGCGATCATCCGCCCCCGCCGCCGCGACCGTTGCCGTTTTGCAAGCGGTAG
- a CDS encoding efflux RND transporter periplasmic adaptor subunit: protein MRKFVFGLVFVLLAGLVAGVYYFHFQIKPEIARAAIAAMPRPAAGVAVEAARAETWAPHVSAIGTFKSVPGIDVSSQVAGIVAAIAFKNGQDVEKGALLVKLDDSTEQADLRTNKAQMKNAQQAFDRQKMLQASGVAARANFDLAQALRDQAAGAEDKTLALIGQKTITAPFAGRLGIRKVDVGQYVAAGSPMVSLQRLDPIYLDFPAPEQDYPNLYIGQEVSARLDAFPGTRFKGKVSNIDARVDPTTRAILVRAEFANPDKKILPGMFGHVDFEAGKPARVVTAPRTSVAFSLYGDSVFVVRPDDKQKGFDGPLHVERRSVKVGDAQGDRIVLLAGVEPGEKVVTEGQIKLQPGAHVRIEPDAAMTPPAVRPMP, encoded by the coding sequence ATGCGGAAATTCGTCTTCGGCCTTGTCTTCGTCCTGCTCGCCGGGCTCGTCGCCGGGGTTTATTACTTCCATTTCCAGATCAAGCCGGAGATCGCGCGCGCGGCGATCGCCGCCATGCCGCGCCCGGCGGCCGGCGTGGCGGTGGAGGCGGCGCGCGCCGAGACCTGGGCGCCGCATGTGTCGGCGATCGGGACGTTCAAGTCGGTTCCGGGCATCGACGTCTCCAGCCAGGTGGCGGGCATCGTCGCCGCCATCGCCTTCAAGAACGGCCAGGACGTCGAAAAGGGCGCGCTTCTGGTCAAGCTGGACGATTCGACGGAACAGGCCGATTTGCGCACCAACAAGGCGCAGATGAAAAACGCCCAACAGGCGTTCGACCGCCAGAAAATGCTTCAGGCGAGCGGCGTCGCCGCGCGCGCCAATTTCGATCTCGCGCAAGCCTTGCGCGACCAGGCCGCAGGCGCGGAGGACAAGACCCTGGCGCTGATCGGCCAGAAGACGATCACGGCGCCTTTCGCGGGCCGCCTCGGCATCCGCAAAGTTGATGTCGGCCAATATGTCGCAGCGGGCAGCCCGATGGTTTCGCTCCAGCGGCTCGACCCGATCTATCTCGACTTCCCGGCGCCGGAGCAGGACTATCCGAACCTGTATATCGGGCAGGAGGTTTCGGCGCGGCTCGACGCCTTCCCCGGGACGCGCTTCAAGGGCAAGGTCAGCAATATCGACGCGCGGGTCGATCCCACCACCCGGGCGATTCTGGTGCGGGCGGAATTCGCCAATCCCGACAAGAAGATTCTGCCGGGCATGTTTGGCCATGTCGATTTCGAGGCCGGCAAGCCGGCCCGCGTCGTCACCGCGCCGCGCACCTCGGTCGCCTTTTCGCTCTATGGCGATTCGGTCTTTGTCGTCAGGCCCGACGACAAGCAAAAGGGTTTCGACGGCCCGCTCCATGTCGAAAGGCGCTCGGTCAAGGTCGGCGACGCGCAGGGCGACCGCATCGTGCTGCTCGCCGGCGTCGAGCCGGGCGAAAAAGTCGTCACCGAGGGGCAGATCAAGCTCCAGCCCGGCGCCCATGTGCGCATTGAGCCTGACGCGGCGATGACGCCGCCGGCCGTCCGGCCCATGCCGTAA
- a CDS encoding WecB/TagA/CpsF family glycosyltransferase, which translates to MCDLLAGSVARVDGQAINVLNPEDALGAVRARLRARLGFTFATLNLDHLVKLRADAAFRAAYARTTFVSADGAPVAALARRQVPQIQRTTGADLLVPLCKLAAGEGVPVAMFGSTEQSLRLAAERLRMLAPGLDIVLIASPDFGFDPRSDEADAWGAAIARSGARLCFVCLGAPRQEIFADRMAQIYGGIGFVGVGAAADFQSGAQARAPRAVQAFGMEWAWRLASQPRRLMGRYAQCAALLARLWLDQKLGPVAPMEVQEASE; encoded by the coding sequence TTGTGCGACCTCCTGGCAGGCTCCGTCGCTCGTGTCGACGGCCAGGCCATCAATGTCTTGAACCCTGAGGACGCGCTTGGCGCCGTGCGGGCGCGGCTGCGGGCGCGCCTCGGCTTTACTTTCGCCACGCTCAATCTCGACCATCTCGTGAAATTGCGCGCGGACGCCGCCTTCCGCGCGGCTTACGCGCGCACGACCTTCGTTTCGGCGGATGGCGCGCCTGTCGCCGCCCTTGCGCGCCGGCAGGTTCCGCAAATCCAGCGCACTACTGGCGCCGATCTCCTGGTTCCGCTCTGCAAGCTCGCGGCGGGCGAGGGCGTTCCAGTCGCTATGTTCGGCTCGACCGAACAAAGCCTGAGGCTCGCCGCCGAAAGATTGCGGATGCTCGCGCCCGGTTTGGATATCGTCCTGATCGCTAGCCCCGATTTCGGCTTCGACCCGCGCTCTGACGAGGCCGACGCCTGGGGCGCGGCCATCGCGCGCAGCGGCGCCCGGCTCTGCTTCGTCTGTCTCGGCGCGCCGAGACAGGAAATTTTCGCCGACCGCATGGCGCAGATCTATGGCGGCATCGGCTTTGTCGGCGTCGGCGCGGCGGCCGATTTCCAGTCCGGCGCGCAGGCGCGCGCGCCCCGCGCGGTTCAGGCTTTCGGCATGGAATGGGCATGGCGGCTGGCGAGCCAGCCGCGCCGCCTTATGGGGCGCTATGCTCAATGCGCGGCGCTGCTTGCGCGCCTGTGGCTGGACCAGAAGCTCGGCCCTGTCGCGCCCATGGAGGTCCAGGAGGCCAGCGAATGA
- a CDS encoding alpha/beta hydrolase has protein sequence MKFWHLLVVALLWSPGLAQAAELRFAVTAAFADDPFVKSFAASKVLAGAGLAIVEKPVASDAEAMAALKNGEADLGVFALDEADRKALQPTGAAASLLSRPYLFKSAKEVFLMQDSFLGASAAADAGRTGLFPLKIWSHSIEYLLTRAPVRTREDFDNLRMAAKGGAMDETKARQANAMQTHLDATTLSFAENFAGTLYLTVGKPETGLLAAAPASWMKRSEFEKNAITTAAEQARAMANAELVAREDAIRRLPNVEINRLDHDARMAMAMRAAGGEAAMKRDMAMWRKAEIEVHGMAAPPSKPPAEPAPKMKMNSPVFFATDRDDEGGADFVSRFGARRLDPYRMTCGLLGAPARHAPPPSLPSAPPNLAMGVDECAQEIVAATRAAEASKILILIHGFNTSFRGVAELALELGANLDYAGAIVAWSWPSEGSAFAYPYDEDSSAWSEPHLADLVTRIAAIAPDLRIDFVAHSMGNRILLQMLRDFALEKAKLPIGVAVFAAPDVSQDVFRQQLRQANKIGALRTLYASEYDRAILISQGYHSAPRAGSGGADILVAGGIESVDAQLSGHSYVFAEPKAMNDFKKIVNREMTAPQRGLPEREKSGEAYWLIEP, from the coding sequence ATGAAGTTTTGGCATTTGCTCGTTGTCGCCCTGCTCTGGTCGCCTGGCTTGGCCCAAGCGGCGGAACTCCGCTTCGCTGTCACCGCCGCTTTCGCGGACGATCCCTTCGTCAAGAGTTTTGCCGCGAGCAAGGTTCTCGCTGGCGCCGGCCTCGCGATCGTGGAAAAGCCGGTCGCGAGCGACGCCGAAGCCATGGCGGCGCTGAAAAATGGCGAGGCCGATCTTGGCGTCTTCGCGCTCGACGAGGCGGACCGCAAGGCGCTTCAGCCCACGGGCGCCGCGGCGTCGCTGCTCAGCCGCCCTTACCTGTTCAAATCGGCGAAGGAAGTCTTCTTGATGCAGGACAGTTTTCTGGGCGCGTCGGCCGCGGCCGACGCCGGACGCACCGGCCTGTTCCCTCTGAAAATCTGGTCCCATTCGATCGAATATCTGCTGACCCGCGCCCCCGTCCGAACGAGGGAGGATTTCGACAATTTGCGAATGGCGGCGAAAGGCGGCGCGATGGACGAGACGAAGGCCAGGCAAGCCAACGCCATGCAAACCCATCTCGACGCCACGACGCTCAGCTTCGCCGAAAATTTCGCCGGCACGCTCTATCTTACCGTCGGCAAGCCCGAGACCGGCCTGCTCGCGGCCGCGCCCGCCTCCTGGATGAAGCGCAGCGAATTCGAGAAGAACGCGATCACCACCGCCGCCGAACAGGCGCGGGCGATGGCCAATGCCGAACTTGTCGCCCGCGAGGACGCCATCCGCCGCCTGCCCAATGTCGAAATCAACCGCCTCGACCACGACGCCCGGATGGCCATGGCGATGCGCGCGGCCGGCGGGGAAGCGGCGATGAAACGCGACATGGCGATGTGGCGTAAGGCGGAAATCGAGGTTCACGGCATGGCGGCGCCCCCATCCAAGCCCCCCGCGGAGCCGGCGCCGAAAATGAAAATGAACTCGCCGGTGTTCTTCGCCACCGACCGCGACGACGAAGGGGGTGCGGATTTCGTCAGCCGTTTCGGGGCGCGGCGGCTCGATCCCTATCGGATGACCTGCGGACTGCTCGGCGCCCCGGCGCGGCATGCGCCGCCGCCGTCCCTGCCGTCCGCGCCGCCAAACCTTGCCATGGGCGTGGACGAGTGCGCGCAAGAAATCGTCGCGGCGACGCGCGCCGCGGAGGCGTCGAAAATCCTGATCCTGATCCATGGCTTCAACACGTCCTTCCGCGGCGTCGCCGAACTGGCGCTGGAGCTTGGCGCAAACCTCGACTATGCTGGCGCGATCGTCGCCTGGAGCTGGCCGTCGGAAGGCTCGGCCTTCGCCTATCCCTATGACGAGGATTCCAGCGCCTGGAGCGAGCCGCATCTCGCCGATCTCGTAACCCGGATCGCGGCGATTGCGCCGGACTTGCGGATCGATTTCGTCGCCCACAGCATGGGCAACCGCATCCTGCTGCAAATGTTGCGCGACTTCGCGCTGGAAAAAGCAAAATTGCCCATCGGCGTCGCCGTCTTCGCCGCGCCCGACGTATCCCAGGACGTATTCCGCCAGCAATTGCGGCAGGCGAACAAGATCGGCGCGCTGCGCACGCTCTACGCCTCGGAATATGACCGCGCGATCCTGATCTCGCAGGGCTATCACAGCGCCCCGCGCGCCGGCAGCGGCGGGGCCGACATTCTGGTCGCGGGCGGCATCGAATCGGTGGATGCGCAGCTCTCCGGCCATTCCTATGTGTTCGCCGAGCCCAAGGCGATGAATGACTTCAAGAAGATCGTCAATCGCGAGATGACGGCCCCGCAACGCGGCCTCCCCGAGCGCGAAAAGTCCGGCGAGGCCTATTGGCTGATCGAACCGTGA
- a CDS encoding efflux RND transporter permease subunit — MGAFTDLFIRRPVLSVVVSLLILLVGAQAGFKLQIRQYPALSSATITITTTYPGANADLVKGFITTPIEQAVASAEGVDTLVSNSQQNVSTVTLNLRLNANADRAMTDVLAKVAQVKQILPKEANDPVVVKQTGQGTALLYMSFNSDTLTAAQITDYITRVVQPRLQTIDGVASAQIIGGQNFAMRIWLDPDRMAARGVTAADIRNALIANNFTSAAGQIKGDFTQTSINALTSLETAKAFAQLVVFNKGDALVKLGDVARIDLGPQSVDSSAVFDGLKAVFIGIYATPTANPLTVIQDVRAAFPSIQAALPAGVKGAIAYDATEFIRASIHEVAKTLLEAGAIVIVVIFLFLGDLRSTLIPIVTIPLSLIGVMIFMLLLGYSINLLTLLAFVLAIGLVVDDAIVVVENIYRHIEEGYSPKRAAMLGAREIALPVVGMTITLAAVYAPIGFVGGLSGALFKEFAFTLAGAVVVSGFIALTLSPMMCSKLLKPHERHAPGAARKGRRSMVEFLDDAFESLRRRYERLLHRTLNFRALTILVLVGVLALTGLLYVSTPRELAPEEDQGLLLTMVKTPQYANLDYLETVTSRLQKNVFDKVPEKDHVFVINGSQGVNTGMAGMLLKPWDERKRSQSQILQSLQPLLADQTGAQVFAFALPSLPGSTGGPPVQFVIRTAGDYRTLAGVLDQMLAEARKSGLFIFTDGDLKFDTPQFEVKIDAAKASSLGVTMQDIGATLATFLGGNYVNRFNLNGRSYEVIPQAPRDFRLTSDWLMRYQLRTASGALIPLSTVVSIEQKTQPNALMSFQQLNAATLSGVPFPGHTLGEALGFLERKAKEILPEGYSYDFQGESRQFVQEGDTLALAFVFSLIVIYLVLAAQFESFRDPFIVLIALPTSMFGALLPLNILGVVGAASINIYTQIGLMTLIGLISKHGILMVDFANQMQRREGFNPREAIEHAAGVRLRPILMTTAAMVVGMIPLIVASGAGARSRAAIGMVIGAGMSVGTIFTLFVTPAVYSLLARKHDSSELLDEAGPLAPEKARGEVAEV, encoded by the coding sequence ATGGGCGCCTTTACCGATCTCTTCATCCGCCGGCCGGTGCTCTCGGTCGTGGTGAGCCTGCTGATCCTGCTCGTCGGCGCGCAGGCCGGCTTCAAATTGCAGATCCGGCAATATCCGGCCCTGTCGTCGGCGACGATCACCATCACCACCACCTATCCAGGCGCCAACGCCGACCTCGTCAAGGGCTTCATCACCACGCCGATCGAACAGGCGGTGGCGAGCGCCGAAGGGGTGGACACGCTCGTCTCCAATTCGCAGCAGAACGTCTCGACCGTGACGCTCAACCTGCGCCTCAACGCCAATGCCGACCGGGCGATGACCGACGTGCTGGCCAAGGTCGCGCAGGTCAAGCAGATTTTGCCGAAAGAAGCCAACGATCCGGTGGTGGTCAAGCAGACCGGGCAGGGCACGGCGCTGCTCTATATGTCGTTCAATTCGGACACGCTGACCGCCGCCCAGATCACCGACTACATCACCCGCGTCGTACAGCCGCGCCTGCAAACCATCGACGGCGTGGCCAGCGCCCAGATCATCGGCGGGCAGAATTTCGCCATGCGCATCTGGCTCGACCCCGACAGGATGGCGGCGCGCGGGGTGACAGCGGCGGACATCCGCAACGCTTTGATCGCGAATAATTTCACCTCAGCCGCCGGGCAGATCAAAGGCGATTTCACCCAGACCAGCATCAACGCCCTGACCTCGCTGGAAACGGCCAAGGCCTTCGCCCAGCTCGTCGTCTTCAACAAGGGCGACGCCCTGGTGAAGCTCGGCGACGTCGCCCGCATCGACCTTGGTCCGCAGAGCGTCGATTCTTCCGCCGTCTTCGACGGGCTCAAGGCGGTGTTCATCGGCATTTACGCGACGCCGACCGCCAATCCGCTGACCGTCATCCAGGACGTTCGCGCGGCCTTTCCCTCGATCCAGGCGGCGCTGCCGGCAGGGGTCAAGGGCGCCATCGCCTATGACGCGACCGAATTCATCCGCGCCTCGATCCATGAAGTGGCGAAAACCCTGCTCGAAGCCGGGGCCATCGTCATTGTCGTGATCTTTCTGTTTCTGGGCGACCTGCGCTCGACCCTGATTCCGATCGTCACCATTCCGCTGTCGCTCATCGGCGTCATGATCTTCATGCTGCTGCTCGGCTATTCGATCAATCTCCTGACCCTGCTCGCTTTCGTGCTGGCGATCGGCCTGGTGGTGGACGACGCCATCGTCGTGGTCGAAAACATCTATCGCCATATCGAGGAAGGCTATTCGCCCAAACGGGCGGCTATGCTCGGCGCGCGCGAAATCGCTCTGCCGGTGGTCGGCATGACGATCACGCTTGCCGCAGTCTATGCGCCGATCGGTTTTGTCGGCGGCCTTTCCGGCGCCCTGTTCAAGGAATTCGCCTTCACCCTGGCCGGCGCAGTCGTGGTTTCCGGCTTCATCGCGCTGACCTTGTCGCCGATGATGTGTTCGAAGCTCTTGAAGCCGCATGAGCGCCACGCGCCGGGGGCGGCGCGCAAGGGCCGGCGCAGCATGGTCGAATTTCTGGACGACGCCTTCGAGTCCCTGCGCCGCCGCTACGAGCGCCTGCTGCATCGCACGCTCAACTTCCGCGCCCTGACCATTCTCGTCCTGGTCGGCGTGCTGGCGCTCACCGGCCTGCTCTATGTCTCGACCCCGCGCGAACTGGCGCCGGAGGAGGACCAGGGTCTGCTGTTGACCATGGTCAAGACGCCGCAATACGCCAATCTCGATTATCTCGAAACCGTCACCAGCCGGCTGCAGAAAAACGTCTTCGACAAGGTTCCGGAAAAGGACCATGTCTTCGTCATCAACGGCTCGCAGGGCGTCAATACCGGCATGGCGGGCATGCTGCTCAAACCGTGGGACGAACGGAAACGCAGCCAGAGCCAGATCCTGCAAAGCCTGCAGCCGCTGCTCGCCGATCAGACCGGCGCCCAGGTCTTCGCTTTCGCCTTGCCGTCGCTGCCCGGCTCGACCGGCGGCCCGCCGGTGCAATTCGTCATCCGCACCGCCGGCGACTATCGCACGCTCGCCGGCGTGCTCGATCAAATGCTCGCCGAAGCGCGCAAGAGCGGCCTCTTCATCTTCACTGACGGCGATCTGAAATTCGACACGCCGCAATTCGAGGTGAAGATCGACGCCGCCAAGGCGTCGAGCCTCGGCGTCACCATGCAGGACATCGGCGCGACCCTGGCGACTTTTCTGGGCGGCAATTACGTCAACCGCTTCAATCTCAACGGCCGCTCCTATGAGGTCATTCCCCAGGCGCCGCGCGACTTCCGCCTGACCTCCGACTGGCTGATGCGCTACCAGCTGCGCACGGCGAGCGGCGCGCTGATCCCGCTCTCGACCGTGGTGAGCATCGAACAGAAAACCCAGCCCAATGCGCTGATGAGCTTCCAGCAGCTCAATGCCGCGACGCTGTCCGGCGTGCCTTTCCCCGGCCACACGCTCGGCGAGGCTCTGGGCTTTCTCGAACGCAAGGCGAAAGAGATTTTACCCGAGGGCTATTCGTATGATTTCCAGGGTGAGAGCCGGCAATTCGTCCAGGAGGGCGACACCCTCGCGCTCGCCTTCGTGTTCTCGCTGATCGTGATCTATCTGGTGCTCGCGGCGCAGTTCGAGAGTTTCCGCGATCCCTTCATCGTGCTGATCGCCCTGCCGACCTCGATGTTCGGCGCCTTGTTGCCGCTCAACATTCTCGGCGTCGTCGGCGCCGCCTCGATCAATATCTATACCCAGATCGGCCTGATGACATTGATTGGCCTGATCTCGAAACACGGCATCCTGATGGTCGATTTCGCCAATCAGATGCAGCGCCGCGAAGGCTTCAACCCCCGCGAGGCGATCGAACACGCGGCCGGCGTGCGCCTGCGCCCGATCTTGATGACCACAGCCGCTATGGTGGTCGGCATGATCCCGCTGATTGTGGCGTCGGGCGCCGGCGCCCGCAGCCGCGCCGCGATCGGCATGGTCATCGGCGCTGGCATGAGCGTCGGCACGATTTTTACCCTTTTCGTCACCCCGGCGGTCTATTCCCTGCTGGCGCGCAAGCACGACAGCAGCGAGTTGCTGGATGAGGCCGGGCCGCTCGCGCCGGAAAAGGCGCGAGGGGAAGTCGCGGAAGTTTGA
- a CDS encoding peptide chain release factor 3 — MNNLDPVARRRTFAIISHPDAGKTTLTEKLLLFGGAIQLAGEVRAKANRRQTRSDWMGIERERGISVVTSVMTFEYGDCVFNLLDTPGHEDFSEDTYRTLTAVDSAIMVIDAAKGIEARTRKLFEVCRLRDIPIITFVNKMDRESRDPFDLLDEIEKTLALDTVALTWPIGRGRNFAGTYDLRANVVRRLEEDAEPIRVSGPDDPKIAEISSDADAMQACEEIELARQAQKPFEVEAFLEGHLTPVFFGSALKKFGVQDVIDALAEFAPSPQPVEASTRTVDPRESKMSGFVFKIQANMDPNHRDRIAFLRVTSGKLSRGMKARLSRTGKNIALNAPQFFFAQDRQIADEAFAGDVVGIPNHGALRIGDTLTEGENLVFRGVPSFAPEILRRVKLGDAMKAKKLREALQQMAEEGVVQLFLPHDGAPAMVGVVGALQLDVLAERLQAEYGLPVSFETSRFEICRWVSADDPAELEKFVRAYPSSMADDLDGAPVFLAQSVFNLRYDQERWPAIKFADIKDYQIARA; from the coding sequence ATGAACAATCTCGATCCCGTCGCGCGTCGGCGCACCTTCGCCATCATTTCCCACCCCGACGCCGGCAAGACCACGCTCACCGAAAAGCTGCTTTTGTTCGGCGGCGCCATTCAGCTCGCGGGCGAGGTGCGGGCCAAGGCCAATCGCCGCCAGACCCGCTCTGACTGGATGGGCATCGAGCGCGAGCGCGGCATTTCGGTCGTCACTTCGGTCATGACCTTCGAATATGGCGATTGCGTCTTTAATCTCTTGGACACCCCGGGCCATGAGGACTTTTCGGAAGACACCTATCGCACGCTGACGGCGGTCGATAGCGCGATCATGGTGATCGACGCCGCCAAGGGCATCGAGGCGCGCACGCGCAAACTCTTTGAAGTCTGCCGGCTGCGCGACATTCCGATCATCACCTTCGTCAACAAGATGGATCGCGAGTCGCGCGATCCCTTCGACCTGCTCGACGAGATCGAAAAGACGCTGGCGCTCGACACCGTGGCTTTGACCTGGCCGATCGGCCGGGGCAGGAATTTTGCGGGCACCTATGATTTGCGCGCCAATGTGGTGCGGCGGCTAGAAGAGGACGCCGAGCCGATCCGCGTCTCCGGTCCGGACGACCCGAAGATCGCGGAAATTTCGTCGGACGCCGACGCAATGCAGGCCTGTGAGGAGATCGAACTCGCGCGCCAGGCGCAAAAGCCGTTCGAGGTCGAGGCCTTTCTCGAAGGCCATCTCACGCCGGTCTTTTTCGGCTCGGCGCTGAAAAAATTCGGCGTGCAGGACGTGATCGACGCTCTGGCCGAATTCGCGCCTTCGCCCCAGCCGGTCGAGGCCTCGACCCGCACGGTCGATCCGCGCGAGAGCAAGATGAGCGGCTTCGTGTTCAAGATTCAGGCGAATATGGACCCGAACCATCGCGACCGCATCGCCTTTCTGCGCGTCACCTCCGGAAAGCTCTCGCGCGGCATGAAGGCGCGGCTGTCGCGCACGGGGAAGAACATCGCCCTGAACGCGCCGCAGTTCTTTTTCGCCCAGGACCGCCAGATCGCCGACGAGGCTTTCGCGGGCGATGTCGTCGGCATTCCCAACCACGGCGCCTTGCGCATCGGCGACACCTTGACCGAAGGCGAGAACCTGGTCTTTCGCGGCGTGCCGAGCTTCGCGCCGGAAATCCTGCGCCGGGTGAAGCTGGGCGACGCGATGAAGGCCAAGAAATTGCGCGAGGCGCTGCAGCAGATGGCGGAAGAGGGGGTGGTGCAGCTCTTCCTGCCCCATGACGGCGCCCCGGCCATGGTTGGCGTCGTCGGCGCCCTGCAGCTCGACGTGCTCGCCGAGCGCCTGCAGGCGGAATATGGCCTGCCGGTCAGTTTCGAGACCAGCCGCTTCGAGATCTGCCGCTGGGTGAGCGCCGACGATCCGGCCGAGCTTGAAAAATTCGTCCGCGCCTATCCGTCCTCGATGGCCGACGATCTCGACGGCGCGCCGGTCTTCCTGGCGCAATCGGTCTTCAACCTGCGCTACGACCAGGAACGCTGGCCGGCGATAAAATTCGCCGACATCAAGGATTATCAGATCGCGCGCGCCTGA
- a CDS encoding ferritin-like domain-containing protein — protein sequence MKTVEEFLAYSIHLEQEAASRFGELADAMETGGNREVAQLFRQLADYSRLHLADAKARAGFREIPEIGPMDFIWPDLESPEKAAIWGADPLLSRREALDVALAAEKAGHDYYRSVRDTTDDPETKVLAAEFVDEEAGHVAVLKKWIAAAEAGHVAPAE from the coding sequence ATGAAGACGGTCGAGGAATTTCTGGCCTATTCCATCCATCTCGAACAGGAAGCGGCTTCGCGCTTCGGCGAACTGGCCGACGCCATGGAGACGGGCGGGAACCGCGAAGTCGCGCAATTATTCCGCCAGCTCGCCGATTATTCAAGGCTGCACCTTGCCGACGCCAAGGCGCGCGCCGGTTTTCGTGAAATTCCCGAAATCGGGCCGATGGATTTCATATGGCCCGATCTCGAAAGCCCGGAAAAGGCGGCGATCTGGGGCGCCGATCCGCTTCTGAGCCGACGCGAGGCGCTGGACGTGGCTCTGGCCGCCGAAAAGGCGGGCCATGATTATTACAGATCGGTTCGCGACACGACGGACGATCCGGAGACCAAGGTCCTCGCCGCTGAATTCGTCGATGAGGAAGCCGGCCACGTCGCCGTGCTGAAAAAGTGGATCGCCGCCGCCGAGGCCGGCCATGTCGCGCCGGCGGAGTGA
- a CDS encoding TraR/DksA family transcriptional regulator, producing the protein MTNYKDIAEALERRLFELTGLVAEIDSELRSSLSADWEEQATQLEGQDALEGIEKSKLQEIRQIRAALQRIAEGSYGVCVRCGEDIDPKRLRALPTATTCISCAGP; encoded by the coding sequence ATGACAAACTATAAAGATATCGCCGAAGCGCTCGAACGGCGCCTTTTCGAACTGACCGGTCTCGTCGCGGAGATCGACAGCGAATTGCGCTCCTCGCTTTCCGCCGATTGGGAAGAACAGGCGACCCAGCTCGAAGGCCAGGACGCGCTCGAAGGCATCGAAAAATCCAAACTTCAGGAAATCCGCCAGATTCGCGCGGCCTTGCAGCGGATCGCCGAAGGTAGCTACGGCGTCTGCGTCCGCTGCGGCGAAGACATCGATCCCAAGAGATTGCGGGCGCTGCCGACAGCGACGACGTGCATTTCCTGCGCTGGGCCATGA